A portion of the Channa argus isolate prfri chromosome 19, Channa argus male v1.0, whole genome shotgun sequence genome contains these proteins:
- the LOC137104375 gene encoding sialic acid-binding Ig-like lectin 13 isoform X1: MDLLGMLLCVLFVSGASADCPKGAKLHITAPQKMEALSGSCLMIPCNFRPKSEEGFSSTREIFGVWIKNDSRIKDHPNYVIFNSSGTVTIYPLKITGNLREKNCTTVFSNLTTTHTDTYYFRIENEPFKATASCDLLQITVKDSALSPIIKISGDLKEKESVTITCSALTPCPHSPPKLTWTLQQDPHTNIVNTNGTFTTKIQETITLSDRHDGSTISCSATYPVNGGRDVRTAETQETLRVSYAPKDTSASISPSGLVSAGTWVNLSCSSRAQPPVSNFTWFKSSKDGARTVSEGAFYSFNATQGGVYYCVAANDLGNQTSALIQLRTEVGQKNALWKIVGGTIGVILFIFVVVALLLLKAPHQSSHQPQSPKSDAAVLQVCGRTKEEESVHYGEIDIFGMTAATEQDSGQQQDTVYAQIHVS; the protein is encoded by the exons atggaTTTGCTCGGCATGTTACTGTGTGTCCTCTTTGTTTCAG GAGCTTCAGCTGATTGTCCTAAGGGAGCAAAGCTCCACATTACTGCACCACAGAAGATGGAAGCACTGAGTGGATCCTGTTTGATGATCCCATGTAACTTTAGACCTAAATCAGAAGAAGGATTCAGCAGCACAAGAGAAATCTTTGGAGTTTGGATTAAAAATGACTCCAGAATTAAAGATCATCCAAACTATGTGATCTTCAACAGCAGTGGGACAGTTACTATTTATCCATTGAAGATCACTGGAAacctgagagagaaaaactgcaccactgtattttctaatttaaccacaacacacacagacacatattacTTCAGAATAGAGAACGAACCATTCAAGGCAACAGCTTCCTGTGATCTTCTTCAAATAACAGTTAAAG ATTCTGCTCTGAGCCCCATCATTAAAATCTCAGGTGATTTGAAGGAGAAGGAGTCTGTCACTATAACCTGCTCAGCTCTCACTCCCTGTCCACACTCCCCTCCTAAACTCACCTGGACTCTGCAACAAGACCCTCACACCAACATAGTGAACACAAATGGAACCTTTACAACTAAAATCCAGGAGACCATCACTCTGTCAGACAGACATGATGGATCCACCATCAGCTGTTCTGCCACATATCCTGTGAATGGAGGAAGAGACGTCAggacagcagagacacaagaGACGCTCAGAGTTTCAT ATGCCCCCAAGGACACGTCAGCCTCCATCAGTCCATCAGGTTTGGTGTCAGCAGGGACCTGGGTGAATCTGAGCTGCTCCAGCAGAGCCCAGCCTCCTGTCAGCAACTTCACCTGGTTCAAGAGCAGCAAAGATGGAGCCAGGACTGTGTCTGAAGGAGCCTTTTACAGCTTTAATGCAACACAGGGAGGAGTTTATTACTGTGTGGCTGCTAATGATCTTGGAAACCAGACATCAGCACTGATCCAGCTGAGAACTGAAG TAGGACAGAAGAATGCTCTATGGAAAATTGTTGGAGGAACCATTGGTGttattttgttcatctttgtaGTTGTTGCCCTTCT GCTGTTAAAGGCACCACATCAATCTTCACATCAACCACAG AGTCCAAAGAGTGATGCTGCTGTTCTTCAAGTATGTGGcagaacaaaagaagaagaaagtgtcCATTATGGAGAGATTGACATCTTCGGGATGACAGCTGCAACAGAGCAGGACAGTGGACAGCAGCAGGACACAGTGTATGCACAGATACATGTCTCCTAG
- the LOC137104375 gene encoding sialic acid-binding Ig-like lectin 13 isoform X2 yields the protein MDLLGMLLCVLFVSGASADCPKGAKLHITAPQKMEALSGSCLMIPCNFRPKSEEGFSSTREIFGVWIKNDSRIKDHPNYVIFNSSGTVTIYPLKITGNLREKNCTTVFSNLTTTHTDTYYFRIENEPFKATASCDLLQITVKDSALSPIIKISGDLKEKESVTITCSALTPCPHSPPKLTWTLQQDPHTNIVNTNGTFTTKIQETITLSDRHDGSTISCSATYPVNGGRDVRTAETQETLRVSYAPKDTSASISPSGLVSAGTWVNLSCSSRAQPPVSNFTWFKSSKDGARTVSEGAFYSFNATQGGVYYCVAANDLGNQTSALIQLRTEGQKNALWKIVGGTIGVILFIFVVVALLLLKAPHQSSHQPQSPKSDAAVLQVCGRTKEEESVHYGEIDIFGMTAATEQDSGQQQDTVYAQIHVS from the exons atggaTTTGCTCGGCATGTTACTGTGTGTCCTCTTTGTTTCAG GAGCTTCAGCTGATTGTCCTAAGGGAGCAAAGCTCCACATTACTGCACCACAGAAGATGGAAGCACTGAGTGGATCCTGTTTGATGATCCCATGTAACTTTAGACCTAAATCAGAAGAAGGATTCAGCAGCACAAGAGAAATCTTTGGAGTTTGGATTAAAAATGACTCCAGAATTAAAGATCATCCAAACTATGTGATCTTCAACAGCAGTGGGACAGTTACTATTTATCCATTGAAGATCACTGGAAacctgagagagaaaaactgcaccactgtattttctaatttaaccacaacacacacagacacatattacTTCAGAATAGAGAACGAACCATTCAAGGCAACAGCTTCCTGTGATCTTCTTCAAATAACAGTTAAAG ATTCTGCTCTGAGCCCCATCATTAAAATCTCAGGTGATTTGAAGGAGAAGGAGTCTGTCACTATAACCTGCTCAGCTCTCACTCCCTGTCCACACTCCCCTCCTAAACTCACCTGGACTCTGCAACAAGACCCTCACACCAACATAGTGAACACAAATGGAACCTTTACAACTAAAATCCAGGAGACCATCACTCTGTCAGACAGACATGATGGATCCACCATCAGCTGTTCTGCCACATATCCTGTGAATGGAGGAAGAGACGTCAggacagcagagacacaagaGACGCTCAGAGTTTCAT ATGCCCCCAAGGACACGTCAGCCTCCATCAGTCCATCAGGTTTGGTGTCAGCAGGGACCTGGGTGAATCTGAGCTGCTCCAGCAGAGCCCAGCCTCCTGTCAGCAACTTCACCTGGTTCAAGAGCAGCAAAGATGGAGCCAGGACTGTGTCTGAAGGAGCCTTTTACAGCTTTAATGCAACACAGGGAGGAGTTTATTACTGTGTGGCTGCTAATGATCTTGGAAACCAGACATCAGCACTGATCCAGCTGAGAACTGAAG GACAGAAGAATGCTCTATGGAAAATTGTTGGAGGAACCATTGGTGttattttgttcatctttgtaGTTGTTGCCCTTCT GCTGTTAAAGGCACCACATCAATCTTCACATCAACCACAG AGTCCAAAGAGTGATGCTGCTGTTCTTCAAGTATGTGGcagaacaaaagaagaagaaagtgtcCATTATGGAGAGATTGACATCTTCGGGATGACAGCTGCAACAGAGCAGGACAGTGGACAGCAGCAGGACACAGTGTATGCACAGATACATGTCTCCTAG
- the LOC137104375 gene encoding sialic acid-binding Ig-like lectin 14 isoform X3, producing the protein MEALSGSCLMIPCNFRPKSEEGFSSTREIFGVWIKNDSRIKDHPNYVIFNSSGTVTIYPLKITGNLREKNCTTVFSNLTTTHTDTYYFRIENEPFKATASCDLLQITVKDSALSPIIKISGDLKEKESVTITCSALTPCPHSPPKLTWTLQQDPHTNIVNTNGTFTTKIQETITLSDRHDGSTISCSATYPVNGGRDVRTAETQETLRVSYAPKDTSASISPSGLVSAGTWVNLSCSSRAQPPVSNFTWFKSSKDGARTVSEGAFYSFNATQGGVYYCVAANDLGNQTSALIQLRTEVGQKNALWKIVGGTIGVILFIFVVVALLLLKAPHQSSHQPQSPKSDAAVLQVCGRTKEEESVHYGEIDIFGMTAATEQDSGQQQDTVYAQIHVS; encoded by the exons ATGGAAGCACTGAGTGGATCCTGTTTGATGATCCCATGTAACTTTAGACCTAAATCAGAAGAAGGATTCAGCAGCACAAGAGAAATCTTTGGAGTTTGGATTAAAAATGACTCCAGAATTAAAGATCATCCAAACTATGTGATCTTCAACAGCAGTGGGACAGTTACTATTTATCCATTGAAGATCACTGGAAacctgagagagaaaaactgcaccactgtattttctaatttaaccacaacacacacagacacatattacTTCAGAATAGAGAACGAACCATTCAAGGCAACAGCTTCCTGTGATCTTCTTCAAATAACAGTTAAAG ATTCTGCTCTGAGCCCCATCATTAAAATCTCAGGTGATTTGAAGGAGAAGGAGTCTGTCACTATAACCTGCTCAGCTCTCACTCCCTGTCCACACTCCCCTCCTAAACTCACCTGGACTCTGCAACAAGACCCTCACACCAACATAGTGAACACAAATGGAACCTTTACAACTAAAATCCAGGAGACCATCACTCTGTCAGACAGACATGATGGATCCACCATCAGCTGTTCTGCCACATATCCTGTGAATGGAGGAAGAGACGTCAggacagcagagacacaagaGACGCTCAGAGTTTCAT ATGCCCCCAAGGACACGTCAGCCTCCATCAGTCCATCAGGTTTGGTGTCAGCAGGGACCTGGGTGAATCTGAGCTGCTCCAGCAGAGCCCAGCCTCCTGTCAGCAACTTCACCTGGTTCAAGAGCAGCAAAGATGGAGCCAGGACTGTGTCTGAAGGAGCCTTTTACAGCTTTAATGCAACACAGGGAGGAGTTTATTACTGTGTGGCTGCTAATGATCTTGGAAACCAGACATCAGCACTGATCCAGCTGAGAACTGAAG TAGGACAGAAGAATGCTCTATGGAAAATTGTTGGAGGAACCATTGGTGttattttgttcatctttgtaGTTGTTGCCCTTCT GCTGTTAAAGGCACCACATCAATCTTCACATCAACCACAG AGTCCAAAGAGTGATGCTGCTGTTCTTCAAGTATGTGGcagaacaaaagaagaagaaagtgtcCATTATGGAGAGATTGACATCTTCGGGATGACAGCTGCAACAGAGCAGGACAGTGGACAGCAGCAGGACACAGTGTATGCACAGATACATGTCTCCTAG